In Pyxidicoccus xibeiensis, the genomic stretch ACCAGCTGCTCGTTCACCCGCGTGGCGTCCCCGCCCTTGCGCAGGTCGTCGAAGGCCATCGTCTTCGAGGCCTTGCCCTTGAGCGTGACGAAGCGCGACTGCGCCAGGTGCACGCGGCCCGGCAGCACGGGCAGCGGGCGCAGCTCGCCGTCGCTGAGGTTGCCGGCGCGCGCCACCACCCGGAAGGCCACCGCCCCCACCCGCGTGGGCGTGGTGAGGGGGAAGCGCAGGTTCGTCCCCTTCCCCGGCGCCACGTTGAAGGCCTGGGACGCGGCCTGGACGCCGAAGTCCGCCAGCAGGCTCTTCTGCGTCTGCGGGTCCACGATGTCCAGCGTGAGGGTGCCCTGCTGCGGCTTCTCCGCCGCGTTGTTCACCACCACCTCCAGCACCGCCCTGTCCCCCTCGCGCAGGAAGCGCGGCACGTACGGCCGCACCATCAGCTCCTTGACGCTGCGGGTGGTGCGCTGCAGGGAGCCGCCCTTCAGGTCCTTCGTCAGCGCATGGACCCACACGCTCCACGCCGTCACCGAGTCGGGCACGGTGAACTCCAGCGTCGCCGAGCCGTCCGGCCCGGTGAGCAGCTGCGGCACCCAGAAGGCCGTCTCCGCGAAGTTGGAGCGCACCGGTTCGGCCGGAGCGGCCTGGGCCTGGACGTCCGCCTTCGCCTCGTTCATGGCCTTCTTCGCCGGCTCGCCGGGAGGCGCGGGCGGAGGAGGCGGAGGCGGCGCACCCGCGACTTCTGCTTCCTCCCTCGACTCGACGGCCATCGGGGCGGCGGCCGACGGCGCGCGCGACACGGCGCCGCCCGTCGAGCCGAAGCGGTTGCGCAGCCGTCGCCCGGGCCCCCCCAGGCCGTAGTTGTCCTCGATGCGGAGCTGGTCGCCCGAGGGCTGTGACCACCCCTTCACCTCGCCATAGCCCTCGCTGACGAGCCACTGGCCCATGGCGACGCCCACCGACGCGCGCAGGTCCACCGGCGCCGTGCGCCGGGGGTAGAGCGCGGCGACGCTCGGCGGCACGTGCGGCGCGAACAGGTCCAGCGACTGGTCATACATATACGCGAGCAGCTCGGCGGCCCCCGCCTCCACCTTCGCCCCCTTGGGCCCCTTCACCGTCACGCGCCACGTCTCCTTCGCGCCCGGACGCAGCTTGTCGCGGAAGGTGGCGAACTCCAGGCTCAGCTCCTTGTCATCCCAGGGGACGAACACCGCCTCCGAGTGGCTCAGGTACTGCCAGTCACGCACCGCCACCAGCACCGCGGTGAAGCCGCCGCGCAGCTCCTCCGTCACCGGCACCTCCACCACCGCCGGGGCGCTGCCGCCCGTCAGCGCCTTGCGCAGCACGCGCCGCTCGCCCTGGTACACGTCCAGCACCAGGGGCTGGCCCTCGAAGCCGGAGAACGCCAGCAGCCGCGCCACCTCGCCCACCTTCACCGTGCCGCGCTCCAGCACCAGCGACGCAGGCAGCGCGATGGGCGCCTTCTCACCGGCCACCAGGATGTCGCGCCCCACGGTGAACGTCTGGCCGAAGGCGTCCTTCGTCTCGTAGCTGAGCCGGTACGCGCCCGCCTTCAGCGACGGCAGCTTCACCCGGGCCAGCCCCTGCGCGTCGTGCTGCACCTCGCCCTTCGCCTGCTCGGCGCCGTCCTGCCAGCGGGCCAGGGTGGCCTCGGGCGAATAGTCCGTGACCCAGCGCGGCTGCTGCGCGTCGCCCGGCGTGGGCGTGCGCACCACGTCCGGGTCCACCTCCAGGACGGGGGGCTTCGCCACGGGCTCCTCCGCGGGCAGCAGCGGCTGGGCGGGCTGCTTCAGCGCCACCAGCCGCCAGCGGCCCGGGCCGGGCTGCGGCACGCCATCCAGCGTGGAGCGCACCAGCCGCACCTCGGGCGTCGTCCCCTCGCGGAAGAAGCCCTCGTCCGCGTCCACGCGCCCCTCCACCGCGACGAAGCCCAGCCGGAAGGCGCGGCTGGCCGAGCGCGTCTCGCCGCCCTCGTCCGTCGCGTCCGCCTCGATGCGGTAGCGCCAGGTGAGGCCCGGCGTCTTCGCGGAGCGCTCGTCCGCCTCGGGGGTGAAGGAGATGGCGAAGGCGCCATCCTCGCCGAGCGGGGACGTGCCGGACGCCACCACCTGCGAGCGCACGGGCATGGAGGATGAGCCCCACCACCACCACCACGGCAGCACGGGCTCGCGGAAGGCGCGCCAGCGCACCGAGCCGGACGCCACCGGCAGCCCGAAGTAGTAGCGCGCCTCGCCCTTGAAGGTGGCCGGGCGGTTGAGGCGCAGCGGCGCCTCCGCGTCCTTCAGCGTCACCTCGAAGGTGGGCCGCTTGTACTCCTCCACGCGGATGCTGGCGCCGCCCCCCGACTCCACCTGCACCATCCACGCGCCCAGCACGCGGCCGGTGGGCACGGTGAACTCCCCCGCCGCCGAGCCGAAGCCGTTGGTGCTCACCTCGCGCCGCTCCACCACCTGGTGGTTCGGGTCCCTCAGCGTCACCACCAGCTTCTGCGCTGGCAGCGTCCGGTAGCGCGCCTGCTCCCCACGCCCTCGGAAGGCCACCGCCTTCCAGAGCACCTTCTGCAGCGGCCGGTACACGCTCCGGTCCGTGAAGACGAGCGAGGACGCGCTCTCGGCGGGCGGCTGGCGCTTGTAGAAGGAGAAGCCCCCGGGGTGCAGCAGCGTGTCGCGCCCGGTCCCCGCCACCAGCAGGTAGCTGCGGTACTGCTCCCCCTTCGGTGCGGGGAACGTCACCTCGCCCTGCGGGTTGGTCGTCGCCCGCGCCACCTCGCGGAAGCCCTTGTTGTAGTCCGCGAGGATGAGCCGCACCGGCACCTCGGCCGCGGGCCGGCCGGAGTCGCCCTGCAGCACCCGGGCCTCCACCGACGTCCCGCCCGTGTTGCGCGTGACGACCACCCACGGGGACACCGTGAGGAACGCCGCCTGCACGCGGTTGTCGTCGTCGCCGAAGTCCTTCCGCGCGGAGGCGGCGATGAGGTACGTGCCCGGCTGCTCCAGCGACGGGGTGACGAAGGTGCGGTGCTCCCTGAAGTCCTGCGTCGCCGGGAGCTGGACGCTCCATGACGCCACGGGCTTCTGGGTCCGCAGCAGGTTCAGCACGGCCCCGCCGTAGGGGTAGACGTTGTAGTCATCCACCTTCGTCAGCCGCTTCTCCAGGTCGAAGGGGATGGCGCGGAAGTGGAGCTCCGACACGTTGCGGTGGCTCACCTCGACGGAGCGCTTGCCCGGGCCATCCGACTGCATGGAGGCCAGGCGGAAGTCCGGGGCCTCCAGCGCGCTCACCAGCGCGTCGCAGCGCTGCGCGCCCAGGCTCTTCGGGTAGGCGGCCGCGCAGGCCGTCGCCAGCGTGTGGGCGCGCACCGCGTGGTCCGCCGCGTTCTCCATCTCCGCGAGCTGGCCCTGGCCCATGCTCCACCACGCCACGTCGCGGAAGGGCGCCAGGTGCGCGGCGAGGTGCTGGCGGATGCGGGTCCGGTCCTCCTTCTCGCTGAAGTGCATGTGGAGCACCTCGTAGCGCTCCAGCCGGGCCTCCAGCGCCGCCTCGCGGCGGCCCGCCGCGCGGTGCCACGCCTCCAGGTCCCCGAGCACGGCCGCCACCTTCACCAGCGGGTGGATGTTGGGGTCCGTCAGCGCCACGGTGGGCGTGCCCTCCAGCAGCGAGCGCAAATCCAGGCGGTACACCTCGTTGGCGTGCTCGGGCCGCCAGTGGGAGCTGTCCGCCAGCAGGCCCGCGCGCAGGTACGAGACGGCATCGCGCAGGGTGGAGCGGATGCCCGCCGGGTACGTGTTGGGCTGGACGTACTCGCCCAGGGCCTGCACCGGCTCGGTGCCCAGCGCGTCGCGCTGCTTCCAGACCTCCTCGTAGGCGCGCTGCGCCTCGGTGAGCAGCTGCTCGTACGTCCACGACTTGAGGTCCACCGGGCCGGTGGACGCCACGGCCTCGCGCCTGCGCACCTCCCAGCCGTACGCCTGCGCGTAGGTGACGAGCGAGTGGGCGTAGTAGAGGTTCAGCGTGGCGCGCGACAGCGCCCCCTTGGGCCAGGGCTGCTCGCGCAGGAAGCGCACCGTCGTCTCATAGCCGTGCAGGGCGCTGCGCAGCTGCACGGTGCGAATCAGCGCCCGCGTCCACTCCTTCTCGTCGTCGCGACCCCGGGCGCGCTCCAGCCGGGCCTCGGCGGCCTGGGCGGCGGCCTCGACCTTCTGCTCCGCCACCAGCGCGTCGATGGCCTGCCACGACAGCGGGGACTTCCCCTGCCCCTGGCCCAGGGCGGGCACGGCGGACAGCAGCAGGGACAGCAGCAACAGTGGAAGGGTGAGCGCGCGGGTGCGGTGCATAGGGTCGGCACTCTAGACGCAGCCGACCGCCAAACCGTTCCACAATGCACGTCAGGGCGCGGGAGCCTCGGGCGCCTTGCGGCGCAGCCCCACCAGGTAGACCTCCATGCTCGCGCCGCGCGTGGCCTCGGGCCGGACGACCTTCACCTCCTCGAAGAGGGCGCGCACCTGGTCGCGGAAGTCCTCGAAGTCCCCGCCCATGAAGACCTTGGCCACGAAGGACGAGCCGGGCCGGCCCCGCGTGGCGGCCAGCTCCAGCGCCTTGCCCGCCAGCCGCAGGCTGCGCGCCTCGTCCGTGGCCTTGATGCCGCTCGTCTTGGGCGCCATGTCGGAGATGACCGCGTCGAACGGGCCGTCATGGAGGGCGGACAGCTGCTGATCGAAGTCGTCCGCCAGCACGTCCAGCACCGCCGTCTTCACGTGCGGCTGCGAGAAGGGCCGGATGGCGACGATGTCCACCCCAATCACCCGCCCCCCCGTCCCCACCGCGTTCGCCAGGATCTGGAGGAAGCCCCCCGGCGCCGCCCCCAGGTCGAGCACCACGTGCCCCTTCTTCACCATGGGGAAGCGCTTGATGAGCTCGTCGACCTTGAAGGCCGAGCGGGCACGCAGCCCCTCTTGCTTGGCTTTCTGGAAATAGTGGTCTTTAGGACGGTAGGGCTTGCCCATGACAGGGGGGCTCCCTACCATCCGCTACTGTCTTCGGGAAGCCGGAGCAGTCGCGGGTGTCCTGGCCCGTGCAATGGCGAGTCCGGAGGAAGTGGTGATGGGCACCCGGAGCGTGACGGTGGCGTTGTGCATCTCCCTGCTGTCAGCGGGTGCGGCGGGTTATTGCTACACGCGCGCGGACGCCCTTCAGGTGCAGGGGCAGTGGCTGATGGAGCGCGGCACCGCCCAGGCCGAGGACTATGCCAACCGCCTGGACGGCACCGCGGCGGATGCGCAGCTGAAGACGTTCGCCGAGCGCCGGACGGTGCTGCAGCGGGCCCACCAGTGGCAGCGCGGCACCATGCTGGGCGTGCTGGCGGCGGTGCTGGCGGCGGTGAGCGCCTACATGCTGTTCCTGCTCAAGCGCCTGGATGACCAGCTGGTGGACGCCATGGGCGAGCTGCGCCCGTCCTCGTCCTCGCCCCCGGCGCACTCCGCCCCGGACCACACGCCCGCGCTCGCCTCGGGCGCCCAGCGCTGAAGCCTCGCCGCGCGCCCGTGCGCGCTGGCACAATGGCGGCCCCTTCTCTCCTTCCGGAGGTGGCCATGCCCGGCTGCGCGCACTGTGGACGCCCGCTCGACATCATCGCCAACCAGGTGGGACGGCGCGACACCTGCCCCCACTGTGGCGAGGACGTGCGCTCGTGCCGCAACTGCCGGCACTTCGACGCTGGCGTGGCCAAGGAGTGCAAGGAGCCCCTGGCCGAGGTGCCCAAGGACAAGGACGGCGCCAACTTCTGCGAGCTGTTCCAGGTGGGCGAGGGAGGCCTCCACCACAAGGAGTCCCGCGACGCCCTGCTGAGCGCCGCCGAGGCCCTCTTCCGGAAGAAGTAGCTCCGGCGGACGCCTCCTCCACCGCCAGAGTCAGTAAAGACGCATCTTTTCAGTGTCGACGAATTAACATTACGCTCCGGGGATGCACCTGGAACGGCGTCGTTTTCTGAGGCTCTCGGCGGTGGGAGCCGCCTCCTTCATCCTGCCCGTCGCGGGCACCGGCTGTGCGGACGCACAAGGCCTGACGGGCGTTCAGGTGGGAGGGCGGGACGCGCTCCTGTACTTCGACGCCCAGGGAAGTGTCCTGGAGCTGCGGCCGCGCGAGCACCGGGTGCTGGTGCGCGGGGCGGACGGCGCGGCGCTGGCCACGCTGGGCGGTCAGGGCCGCGGCGCCACGGAGCTCAACGGCCCGGCGGCGCTGGCGCTCGGCACGGAGGGCCGGCTCTACGTGGTGGACCGGGGCAACCACCGCGTCCAGGTCTACACGCGGGACGGCGCGCACGTGGGCCAGGTGGGCCGCGCGGGCAAGGAGGACGGCCGGTTCCTCTACCCCGCGGGCGCGTGCATGGACGCGCAGGGGCGGCTGCTGGTGAGCGACTCGCTGAACCACCGCGTCCAGGTGTTCTCCGCGGACGGAGACTGGCTGGGCACGTTCGGCGTGGGGGAGCTGCAGCTGCCGCGAGGCCTCGCCGTGGGGCCGGACGGGCGCATCCACGTGGTGGACTCCGGCAACGCGCGCGTGGCGGTGTACGACGCCTCGGGCCGGGGCGTGGGCAGCTACGGCCACTATGGCCACGAGGGCGCGGGGATGCGGTGGCCGCGCGCGATTACGGTGGATGCGGCCGGCACGGCGTACGTGGCGGATGCCACCTGCAACGCGGTGCACGTCTTCGACGCGGAGGGTGCCTTCGTCGAGCGGCTGCCGCTCCAGCGTGAGACGGGCCCCGCCGCGGCCGTCCACGTGACGCTGTCGCCCACCGGAGCGCTGAAGGTCGCGGCGCGCGCGGGCAGGCCGGACTGATTCGAAGCGCGAGGCGTGCCTGCGCGGCGCCGGCGCTGGAAGGAATGCTCGTTCCGCGAGCCTCAGCGCTCGGAGGGTGGACCGACGGCCCGCCGCGGGAAGGAAGCTTCGTTCCACGAGCCTCAGCGCCCTGGCGGAGGCCCGACGGCCACCGCCGAGCCTACGAACGGGACGACGCTCGAGAAGCCCTTCGGCGCGGGCGTGACGGCGGTGGGGCCGGCCTCGCCCCACTGGGTGATGCCGTGCGGCAGCAGGCGGCGCAAGTCGTAGCGCTGGCCGTCGAGCTCGAACTCCGTGCTCCACACGAGCCGCGCGGTGAAGACGTTGAGCGCGAGCGCCCTGCCCGAGCCGCTGAACGTCCCACCCACGACGACGCTCGCCCGGCGGAACGTGGCGATGAGCGAGCCGTCGGAGAACGTGTCCGGCTGCTCGAAGGACGCGCCCGCGTGCTTCTCGTCCTTGAGGTACAGGTTGAAGTCCCCGACGGGGTCCACGCTGAGCGACAGGTC encodes the following:
- a CDS encoding alpha-2-macroglobulin family protein; translation: MHRTRALTLPLLLLSLLLSAVPALGQGQGKSPLSWQAIDALVAEQKVEAAAQAAEARLERARGRDDEKEWTRALIRTVQLRSALHGYETTVRFLREQPWPKGALSRATLNLYYAHSLVTYAQAYGWEVRRREAVASTGPVDLKSWTYEQLLTEAQRAYEEVWKQRDALGTEPVQALGEYVQPNTYPAGIRSTLRDAVSYLRAGLLADSSHWRPEHANEVYRLDLRSLLEGTPTVALTDPNIHPLVKVAAVLGDLEAWHRAAGRREAALEARLERYEVLHMHFSEKEDRTRIRQHLAAHLAPFRDVAWWSMGQGQLAEMENAADHAVRAHTLATACAAAYPKSLGAQRCDALVSALEAPDFRLASMQSDGPGKRSVEVSHRNVSELHFRAIPFDLEKRLTKVDDYNVYPYGGAVLNLLRTQKPVASWSVQLPATQDFREHRTFVTPSLEQPGTYLIAASARKDFGDDDNRVQAAFLTVSPWVVVTRNTGGTSVEARVLQGDSGRPAAEVPVRLILADYNKGFREVARATTNPQGEVTFPAPKGEQYRSYLLVAGTGRDTLLHPGGFSFYKRQPPAESASSLVFTDRSVYRPLQKVLWKAVAFRGRGEQARYRTLPAQKLVVTLRDPNHQVVERREVSTNGFGSAAGEFTVPTGRVLGAWMVQVESGGGASIRVEEYKRPTFEVTLKDAEAPLRLNRPATFKGEARYYFGLPVASGSVRWRAFREPVLPWWWWWGSSSMPVRSQVVASGTSPLGEDGAFAISFTPEADERSAKTPGLTWRYRIEADATDEGGETRSASRAFRLGFVAVEGRVDADEGFFREGTTPEVRLVRSTLDGVPQPGPGRWRLVALKQPAQPLLPAEEPVAKPPVLEVDPDVVRTPTPGDAQQPRWVTDYSPEATLARWQDGAEQAKGEVQHDAQGLARVKLPSLKAGAYRLSYETKDAFGQTFTVGRDILVAGEKAPIALPASLVLERGTVKVGEVARLLAFSGFEGQPLVLDVYQGERRVLRKALTGGSAPAVVEVPVTEELRGGFTAVLVAVRDWQYLSHSEAVFVPWDDKELSLEFATFRDKLRPGAKETWRVTVKGPKGAKVEAGAAELLAYMYDQSLDLFAPHVPPSVAALYPRRTAPVDLRASVGVAMGQWLVSEGYGEVKGWSQPSGDQLRIEDNYGLGGPGRRLRNRFGSTGGAVSRAPSAAAPMAVESREEAEVAGAPPPPPPPAPPGEPAKKAMNEAKADVQAQAAPAEPVRSNFAETAFWVPQLLTGPDGSATLEFTVPDSVTAWSVWVHALTKDLKGGSLQRTTRSVKELMVRPYVPRFLREGDRAVLEVVVNNAAEKPQQGTLTLDIVDPQTQKSLLADFGVQAASQAFNVAPGKGTNLRFPLTTPTRVGAVAFRVVARAGNLSDGELRPLPVLPGRVHLAQSRFVTLKGKASKTMAFDDLRKGGDATRVNEQLVVTVDTQLFYAALQSLPYLMDYPYECTEQTLNRFVSAGIVSSLYGQYPSVAKMAKKLSERPTRFETWDAVDPNRKMALEETPWLEMAKGGPESELSMVRVLDPKVAAAERQSAMGKLRKAQTSSGGFPWWPGGPPSPYMTLYIVHGLSRAMEYGVEVPPEMTRSAWAYLARHFRDEYADKLMKKDAGWEFLTFLNYVASAYPGERYTGEALTAEERQRMLDFSFKHWKQHSPYLKGYLALTLKRAKREKDANLVWDSVMDSAKTTEELGTYWAPEDRSWLWYNDTTETHAFALRTLTELKPKDPRREGLVQWLLLDKKLNHWKSTRATAEALYALVKYLQAEGALGVREDAKVTVGPRVVQMEFSPDEYTGKKNQVVVPGPELNPATMSSVVVEKTTPGFAFASATWHFSTEKLPEEDRGDFFQVSRRYFRREREGREAVLQPLAEGTPLRPGDEVEVQLSLRTKHAAEYVHLKDPRAAGLEPENVQSRHRWDLGIVWYEETRDSGTNFFFEWLPAGEYTFKYRLRANMAGTFRVGPATVQSMYAPEFTAYSSGAVLNVGPAK
- a CDS encoding RlmE family RNA methyltransferase, with the translated sequence MVGSPPVMGKPYRPKDHYFQKAKQEGLRARSAFKVDELIKRFPMVKKGHVVLDLGAAPGGFLQILANAVGTGGRVIGVDIVAIRPFSQPHVKTAVLDVLADDFDQQLSALHDGPFDAVISDMAPKTSGIKATDEARSLRLAGKALELAATRGRPGSSFVAKVFMGGDFEDFRDQVRALFEEVKVVRPEATRGASMEVYLVGLRRKAPEAPAP
- a CDS encoding NHL repeat-containing protein is translated as MGAASFILPVAGTGCADAQGLTGVQVGGRDALLYFDAQGSVLELRPREHRVLVRGADGAALATLGGQGRGATELNGPAALALGTEGRLYVVDRGNHRVQVYTRDGAHVGQVGRAGKEDGRFLYPAGACMDAQGRLLVSDSLNHRVQVFSADGDWLGTFGVGELQLPRGLAVGPDGRIHVVDSGNARVAVYDASGRGVGSYGHYGHEGAGMRWPRAITVDAAGTAYVADATCNAVHVFDAEGAFVERLPLQRETGPAAAVHVTLSPTGALKVAARAGRPD